DNA sequence from the Huiozyma naganishii CBS 8797 chromosome 10, complete genome genome:
CATCATCAATACATGGATTTCAGGTAACATCACTCAGAAAGCTAATCCTTTGAAACACTGGTCTTGGGATATCGGTATGTGGGCGTTCATTTTCCCGCTTAGTTGTGTACCAATTTTGTGCTGTATGATCCATATGCATTGGAGAGTCAGAAATGATCCGGAATGGAAAGAGCTGCAAGGTGAGAAAACGTATTTCCAAATTCATGGGTGGAAAGTTACTTTGAAGACTctattttggaaactgGATGTTGTTGGTGTCTTATTGATGGTGGCGTGTTTGGGTTGCATTCTAGTCCCATTGACCCTTGCAGGTGGTGTGAGCTCCAAATGGAACCACTCTAATATCATTGGTCcttttgttcttggttTTGTTTTAATTCCAATTTTCAGCTACTGGGAAGCTAGGTGGGCTACGAATCCTCTAGTCCCATACAAACTGGTTAAGGACCGTGGTGTGTGGGCAGCTCTGGGTATCTCTTTTTTGATAGATTTCATCTTCTACATGGCAGTTGACTATTTGTATACGGTTCTGATCGTTGCCGTTCATGAATCGGTCAAGTCTGCCACTAGAATCTCGTCTTTGTCGTCCTTTGTTTCAACTGTTGCATCTCCTATTGTCGCTTTGGCTTTAACAAGAGTGACTAGAATGAAACCGGTTATTATCGTTGGTTGCTCTTTGTGGTTGTTAGCCATGGGGTTGCTGTACCATTTCAGAGGTGGCAGAGAATCGCATTCCGGGATCATCGGTGCGCTTTGTGTTTGGGGTTTAGGTACTACTCTGTTCACATATCCCGTCACGGTTTCGGTTCAAGCCGCCACCAATCATGATAATATGGCTACGGTCACAGCCTTGAATTACACGCTTTACAGAATTGGATCCGCTGTTGGCGCTGCTGTTTCCGGTGCTATCTGGACCCAAACGTTGTACAAACAACTACTGAAAAGAATTGGAAATTCCGAGCTTGCTACGAAGGCATATGCATCTCCTTATACCTTCATCACAACTTACACATGGGGAACTCCTGAAAGAGAAGCGATGGTACAAGCGTACAGATACGTTCAAAGATTGGAAACGATTGTCGCTGTTGTGTTCTGTGCTCCACTAATTATGTTTTCGTTGTGCCTGAGAGATGCAAAGTTGACTGACGAAGTGGCACATGAGGATATTTCTGAGGGAGAGTACATTGAGAAAGCTAGTGGTGATCCAATTGGTGAATTCTTTGctaaactgttcaagaaaacGAAGAATAAAACCCTCAAAAGTAGTAAATAATGGCTGATTCTTATACTGTATACTAGTTTATTATACCACTGTATAATATCAAATTCTGGAGTGAGACACACGTTTTTGTGAGGGTAAATTGTGGAACTTCCCATGGGGATAAACTCATGACCCAACTAAATAAGAAGACCTAGTcaagcaagtacaactgaCATAATAATAGCAGATGGTCCTTCCAcatatcttttcttttgtttgatattctaaaacatatataaccaTGTCATGCAGCAGTGTCGCAAGCCTTCAAGaattttttcaatatcaacCGACAGACAACAAGTGAAGCAAGCAAGACTAACTGATTAGCCAATAATCATACCATGGTAGAACCAGTGGGTGGACTAGTGTAAGTACTTAGATATAAACTAGTCTGACCCCAGTCCACAACCGACAATCGAGTGTTACGATGACATTTGCCGTATGCGTAATTCTACAAGTTATACAATTTTTATCAATTATATTTTATTGTATTACTTCTTCTTAGTTCTTTGGTTGTTCAGTCCCAAACTCATAACATTCCACAGCACAGTATTTTATATGGCAACAGTTCACGGGTTGGATAGGCCCTGGTATTTTGAAAACTCTTGAAGATCGCTTTGAAAACAAGATGTAAGAGTTAACCATTTTGTTCAGCTATATTTGGGTGTGGATATTTGACGGTAGGGGACGCACACACACCagcagaacaaaaaaaatttttgctCTACCTAATTAGCGGATAATTTTTCTCTGATACTCGAAAAACAGTAAACCATAGTCATAATTAAACATACAATATCCTCTGATCATATGCGATCAGCAAAGTTCAATATTCAAGCCCATTCACATTTTCTTTGATAGATCCCGGATACCAAATGAACAACAGAAACTAATGGATGGCTACCTTTACTACTATCGTAGAAAAACGGAGATGGAATACTAGTGTATCTGATTTCAGCTTGCTTTCAATTTCGTCACTCAAAGTATtcaaaaagcaaaaaagtCAATTACCCTAGAATATTCATAGAACCAAATATCAGGTAAGTCCCAATCGCTACCCAGAGTATGTTTTTGTGTATGGAATAATTCTTTCTACCAAGCTCCTGTCTTTAGTGGGTACGCTGTGTCTTGAAGTTGATGGAACACCAGTAGAATTGAACCtgcaaaactttcaaagcaaGGGAAAAGATCCCCAGAATATACCTGTAACGTCTGAACCAGCACGTATCCGATTCAATTTGGCGATCATATCACATTCAGAGTGTTTCCTATGTTATAGCAGTATGTGGTATAAAAGGGGGGGGTCATTGTAGAGTgccaaaaacaacaacgactGGAACTGTACCAAAAGCAAGGTAGATGTGTCGTGACAATTGTCGTTGTGTTACAACGACAATAAATAGATATGTGCAACTGTTGAAATACCTTCTCAAcattatctttttgaacGAGACCCTATTCTTTCATGTCAATATGTTGATATCATATAGTCATCTAGTAAGAGTCAGATAAGGTACCTTTTAATTCTTGAACCCACAGGAAAAATAAATTTACGAAATCGGCAACTGTATGAGTATTGTTCCAGAACTGGAGGCAAGAAAAATGTAATAAAACAATAAGGCACCgcttcctttttcttcttctgttctttttctctctctctcgctTAATCTTCCTTGGAGGGCGCACTGCTTCCTTTTCTCAAAAGCGACAACCGTTAAATGCCGCTCCAAAATCCTATCATTTTCTATCCTTTGctaaataaaaaaaaagagtttcAATTAAGTTTGATAAATGGGACACTCTAAAAGCTTAACCTTCCGGTGCTCAAACAGCGACCAACGCTACCTATTGATTGTTAGGGAAGAAGCAGTTAGTACTGTGCTACAGTTCGTCCGCCATAACTTCCCCCCCACTGCCCACCTTCCGACGACGCATTGTTAAGTTGCGAACCTGGGTGTGACCCAATTTGGTAAGCAGTCGGGCCAGCCCGGGTCCAAGAAGGAAACACAGCGTGGGCGGGGGCGGAATGGAGTGGGGTGGATGTCCACAGAGACGCCGTGGACccctttttttcctgttttcttcttgtcaaCTTTGCtactttcccttttcgGCTGTGCCGTCCCGCTTGACCGGAAACGGAACGGAAAGGAGCTTAGATAAAAGCACAGTAAGATTCAATTTCCATTGTGTTACCAATTGAAAGCGTCTTTTGTGGGGACCAGTGTACGGAGCCGggaaaagttttttatGCCCAGATCGGGTAAGTTCCTGTGCGACTTCTTGCCCTACTCCCAGGGACAGCAAAACAGCGTAGAACTTTTCGCGGCAACCCTCGAGCGTGTAGTTACGTCAACAGTTCCACGCGAGGCGAAGCACATGATTACTTCCTTTTATTGTCTGCGGTATCTTGCGTGACAATTCCCAGATTTTTCTGTTGTTAACAATAGGGTCGCGGGGGGCCGCAGACGCTACTGGAGACACTACTGCACGACTTTGGCCCGGTTGCACGCTTAGAAGAGGGAGTGGTTTCCTTCCACTGtgttaatttttttttcctttctttttccttaCCTGCCTTGCCTCATTGAGATCTTGAATGTATATAACCAACAACCAGCCAAGTGTTTCACCGGGATTCTTGTTCACGTACCGTGCATCAAATTCTGAAAGCGTTTAGATCCGAGTGTCCGTCATTTCCAATTAGCTGTCGCCACTACATACTCCCCCAATGAATGGAAGGAAGCTGGGATCCCGTGCATTATTTGTTATAACGGCAGTGATCGTACTAGTTACAATTGTCTCCGTCTATCAGAAAGAACGGACCAATTTAGGTAAAGCGGGCCAGAGTACTTCTGCAAGATTCAGCCTATCACCGGAATCTGATTCAAACTCGTACACTACCAATCCGGATTCTTTTGCTAAAGTAAGTTACGAAATAGATCAAACCACAGGGCAACCGGACCAAGCCTCAAAAGATTTCCTTGAAAAGGCGTACTCCAGGGTCATATTCAACAGCTCACCGTTTTCACGCCTGCAGAAGCTTCGGCAGGACGCTCTCAAGGCTGCAGAAGACAAAGAggcaaaatttttcaaaggtttctctcaaacacaaaaatCGCTAATCAATTGGAACGTCCCTGGGAAAGTGTCTCGTTTGCAAAAATGTAAAATCTTAGTGAGCACGTTGTATTATGCAGATACAGACTGGTCAAATCAACTTTATTTGGAACCCATTATATCCGAAGcagaaaactttgaagtcAACTCTCTTGTAACGGAGAGGCTTCGAATCTACGATTTTTGTTTTATCTCTGGAGGACTAGAGATCTCAGATGTGCTGGAAGATCATAAAATGTACAACGCAAAGGATTTACAACATCGAATGTTCCCCTTTATGAAGCAACCGGCCGCCGGAGAAATACTATTACCGACAATAACCGATCTAACAACGATGCAAAAGCTAACTTATGTTACTCCAGAGTTTGATGTAGAAAGACACAACGAAAACCCATTCAAAAGCTGGATGGAACTATCCGATGGAAAGGGAATAGTAACTACTTTCA
Encoded proteins:
- the ARN1 gene encoding siderophore transporter; translation: MSNTIEKAFGPDQEKNVTIVRSNNSATETSDGTNSFVNKEQYEAHQDSTTDEHETGKKKTLTIRKTELLSKSYDKWYLQAILLFSAFVCGYGYGLDGNIRYIYTGYATSSYSEHSLLSTINVINAVVSAASQIVYARLSDIYGRMSLLVVAIVLYAVGTIIQCQAYDVQRYAAGSIFYNAGYVGVILILLLILSDFSSLRWRLFYQFVPTWPFIINTWISGNITQKANPLKHWSWDIGMWAFIFPLSCVPILCCMIHMHWRVRNDPEWKELQGEKTYFQIHGWKVTLKTLFWKLDVVGVLLMVACLGCILVPLTLAGGVSSKWNHSNIIGPFVLGFVLIPIFSYWEARWATNPLVPYKLVKDRGVWAALGISFLIDFIFYMAVDYLYTVLIVAVHESVKSATRISSLSSFVSTVASPIVALALTRVTRMKPVIIVGCSLWLLAMGLLYHFRGGRESHSGIIGALCVWGLGTTLFTYPVTVSVQAATNHDNMATVTALNYTLYRIGSAVGAAVSGAIWTQTLYKQLLKRIGNSELATKAYASPYTFITTYTWGTPEREAMVQAYRYVQRLETIVAVVFCAPLIMFSLCLRDAKLTDEVAHEDISEGEYIEKASGDPIGEFFAKLFKKTKNKTLKSSK